The following are from one region of the Paenalkalicoccus suaedae genome:
- a CDS encoding DUF2207 family protein — MIVSVSLLTITALLTIFLVVKTIRAPYASPAIKEIAPAISSSLVNGSSMFSHHLTATLLHLTQKGAIVLQKNEEQVGFRLGDMKTTLLKHERFVMEWLLPANQEGIFYPENVRQMTESEDGRAAFLDNLTVFEKRVKEDLQEIGFAQSFDSIKKPLLLIAFVQLIGGAASLFVTTLIGVLLLLASLCTFILAMQASWLTPKGRAAKEYVQAKKERLRFGDISDDQDGLTADYVEAIGLGLKQDYIKRFPLRETSPLRQDVVPLYAMVPGVTALSVEGVKVTDDMDAAFSAATIGEVTPYSLDDSSLD, encoded by the coding sequence ATGATTGTATCCGTCTCATTGCTTACTATTACGGCGTTACTGACGATTTTTCTCGTCGTGAAGACAATTCGCGCTCCTTATGCTAGCCCTGCTATTAAAGAGATTGCGCCTGCTATATCTAGCAGCTTAGTTAATGGAAGCTCGATGTTTAGTCACCATTTAACGGCAACCTTATTGCACCTTACTCAAAAAGGGGCTATTGTTCTTCAAAAAAACGAGGAGCAAGTAGGATTTCGACTAGGGGATATGAAAACAACTCTATTAAAGCACGAACGTTTTGTCATGGAGTGGCTCCTCCCAGCTAATCAGGAAGGCATCTTTTATCCTGAGAATGTCCGTCAGATGACGGAATCGGAGGATGGGAGAGCAGCATTTTTAGATAACCTGACTGTGTTTGAAAAGAGGGTGAAAGAGGACTTACAGGAGATTGGCTTTGCGCAGTCGTTTGATTCTATTAAGAAGCCACTTTTGTTAATCGCTTTTGTCCAATTAATTGGAGGTGCAGCCTCTCTGTTTGTTACGACGCTAATAGGCGTTCTTCTATTACTAGCATCTCTATGTACGTTTATTCTTGCTATGCAGGCCTCTTGGCTGACACCAAAAGGACGCGCTGCGAAAGAATATGTCCAAGCTAAGAAGGAGCGGTTGCGTTTTGGTGATATTAGTGATGATCAAGACGGACTTACAGCTGATTATGTGGAGGCAATTGGTCTTGGTTTGAAGCAGGATTACATCAAGCGTTTTCCACTTCGTGAAACGTCTCCACTTAGACAGGATGTCGTTCCGCTTTATGCAATGGTACCGGGAGTGACCGCGCTTAGCGTGGAGGGAGTTAAGGTTACAGACGATATGGATGCTGCTTTTTCAGCTGCAACGATCGGTGAGGTAACCCCATACTCCTTAGATGATAGTAGTTTGGATTAA
- a CDS encoding TVP38/TMEM64 family protein has product MKKYMILLLCVVTVAVLITQWDTISELRSEDATVLADSLFDRYGYWMLLLTITLTIIQNVITIFPILIIITIHFLVFDVTTAFIATAIATTIGASVCYLLAKYAGQRFVERFWQKRQETANRVVELLTTYGVLMLIILRSLPFMPSNVISVAAAVTPMRTSTYMIGSALGNISMVWLLSLLVAPLWAESFTSYLISYIICITLLLLATTVAVLRKKRRSGSV; this is encoded by the coding sequence ATGAAAAAATATATGATTCTTTTATTGTGTGTCGTAACGGTAGCTGTTCTTATTACGCAGTGGGATACTATATCGGAATTACGCAGTGAGGATGCAACGGTACTAGCAGATTCGCTTTTTGATCGCTATGGCTATTGGATGCTTTTACTCACCATTACTCTCACCATTATTCAAAACGTGATTACCATTTTTCCTATTCTTATTATTATTACGATCCACTTTTTAGTATTTGACGTGACAACAGCATTTATAGCAACAGCAATCGCAACAACGATTGGTGCTAGCGTCTGCTATCTACTTGCTAAGTATGCAGGACAACGTTTTGTTGAACGTTTTTGGCAAAAAAGGCAGGAAACTGCTAACAGAGTTGTCGAATTACTTACTACATATGGCGTACTCATGCTCATCATTTTAAGAAGCCTTCCATTTATGCCGAGTAATGTCATATCCGTTGCTGCCGCAGTAACTCCCATGCGAACATCCACTTATATGATTGGTAGCGCGCTCGGTAATATATCAATGGTTTGGCTATTAAGTTTATTAGTAGCACCACTTTGGGCAGAATCTTTTACGTCATACCTTATCTCCTATATCATATGTATAACGCTACTTTTACTTGCGACTACAGTCGCTGTGTTGCGTAAAAAGAGAAGGAGTGGATCAGTATGA
- a CDS encoding MFS transporter yields the protein MKQTATWKLKGTLFFFHATMTIIISYLPVYFQYLGLEPGEIGILLAVGPAAAILAQPFWGFMSDKWKTVRKILLLCLTSGLIIGFFLFQLSEYLLIIPIIFLFFAFLSPAGGLGDSLAQKVAVSRGVSFGSIRMWGSLGFATSSLVSGYLLSIIGIEFIYSVFALLLTIAIVFAFLSPDSEPSKKPVYLSQVGQLLKEKRLLVFLLFILSISLTHRMNDNYMGLYIVELGADEATIGLAWFIGVLAEAIVFATSAIWLARFKPLTLIMFAAFLYVIRWGIMFIVPDASYVLAIQALHGLAFATFYLTGFQFVSRLVPSELESTGHLLFISVFFGLSGVIGSLIGGTVIQAFDVRSLYAVMAGLAFIGFIASILYRHYYTEKKVAT from the coding sequence ATGAAGCAAACCGCTACATGGAAGTTAAAAGGAACGTTATTTTTCTTCCATGCTACGATGACAATCATTATTAGCTATCTTCCTGTCTATTTTCAATATTTGGGACTAGAACCCGGCGAAATTGGGATTTTATTAGCGGTTGGACCAGCAGCTGCTATTTTAGCTCAACCATTTTGGGGATTTATGAGTGATAAATGGAAAACCGTTCGAAAAATTCTGTTGTTATGTTTAACATCAGGGCTTATTATCGGCTTTTTTCTCTTTCAACTATCTGAATACCTTCTAATTATTCCGATTATCTTTTTATTCTTCGCATTTCTCTCACCGGCTGGAGGCCTTGGAGATAGCTTGGCACAAAAAGTCGCGGTATCTCGCGGTGTGTCTTTTGGAAGCATTCGCATGTGGGGGTCTTTAGGCTTTGCCACCTCCTCACTTGTCAGTGGGTACTTATTAAGCATTATCGGAATTGAATTCATTTATAGTGTGTTTGCCTTATTATTAACAATTGCGATTGTGTTTGCATTCCTATCTCCAGATAGTGAACCATCTAAAAAACCAGTCTATTTAAGCCAAGTGGGTCAGTTGTTAAAAGAAAAACGGCTACTCGTGTTTTTGCTCTTTATTTTATCGATTAGTCTAACGCACCGGATGAATGATAACTATATGGGGCTGTATATCGTTGAGCTCGGTGCCGATGAGGCGACAATTGGATTAGCGTGGTTTATTGGTGTATTAGCCGAGGCAATTGTTTTTGCGACAAGTGCAATATGGCTTGCTCGTTTTAAACCACTGACACTCATTATGTTTGCCGCATTTCTATATGTCATCCGTTGGGGAATCATGTTTATTGTACCAGATGCCTCTTACGTGCTAGCAATACAAGCACTGCACGGCTTGGCCTTTGCAACCTTCTATTTAACCGGCTTCCAATTCGTATCAAGGCTCGTGCCAAGTGAGCTAGAATCAACCGGTCACCTTCTTTTCATTTCCGTATTCTTTGGACTTTCCGGGGTGATTGGATCATTAATAGGTGGGACAGTCATTCAAGCATTTGATGTGAGGAGTCTATACGCTGTCATGGCAGGTTTAGCGTTTATTGGATTTATTGCCTCCATTCTCTACCGACACTATTACACAGAAAAGAAAGTGGCAACGTAA
- a CDS encoding EAL domain-containing protein yields the protein MDALYVMDRMDTIHPYYQPVINADDFKVIGYEVLGRIEGESGVTSLGPFFTDATIPPEYKWEVDRELYKQAVAWALTDESKPKLHFNVDALVLGPLNKVEELMQLFASFENDGLLKQQVVFEIRLQGFKGELDEMTHVFHYMRASGYTVSLDDVRITDTHLDQFSTLEPNIIKVDVSDLRETTSYTTYSEILDTLAFYTRKLGTTLHFKGIQNTHQLQMAWRHGGRYLQGYLFQKPASERIPVESFKDLVKASINTFIDSQHKRLSKELKLLKRFDRSVVDCYKKENEEALLEKLSAIFRHESFRMYICDSYGYQLSPNWRKNEEIWDRDDRAVGKNWSWRTYFLDQVMEMNFNKNGMLSDKYRDIETNEVIRTYSFPINEEAYLFIDLDPLYLYEQNWLLQ from the coding sequence GTGGATGCGCTATACGTAATGGATCGCATGGATACGATTCACCCTTATTATCAGCCTGTTATTAATGCAGATGATTTTAAGGTAATTGGGTATGAAGTACTTGGAAGGATCGAAGGGGAATCAGGGGTTACCTCTTTAGGGCCCTTTTTTACGGACGCCACGATACCACCTGAGTACAAATGGGAAGTGGACCGCGAATTATACAAACAGGCTGTCGCGTGGGCGTTAACAGATGAGTCGAAGCCAAAGCTACACTTTAATGTAGATGCATTAGTTCTCGGACCGTTAAATAAAGTTGAGGAGCTCATGCAACTGTTTGCAAGCTTTGAAAATGATGGGCTTTTAAAACAGCAAGTCGTATTTGAAATACGATTACAAGGCTTTAAAGGTGAATTAGATGAAATGACGCACGTGTTCCACTATATGCGAGCAAGCGGTTATACGGTGTCTTTAGATGATGTTCGCATTACTGACACGCATTTAGATCAGTTCTCTACACTTGAGCCAAACATCATCAAGGTCGATGTCTCCGATTTACGCGAAACAACGTCGTATACTACATACAGTGAAATTTTAGATACGTTGGCTTTTTACACGCGTAAGCTTGGGACAACGTTGCACTTTAAGGGAATCCAAAATACGCATCAGCTTCAAATGGCATGGAGGCATGGAGGCAGGTATTTACAAGGCTATCTCTTTCAAAAGCCTGCGTCTGAACGTATTCCTGTTGAGTCATTCAAAGATCTTGTAAAAGCGAGCATTAACACGTTTATTGATTCTCAGCATAAGAGGCTCTCAAAAGAGTTAAAGCTATTAAAGCGTTTTGACAGATCTGTTGTTGATTGCTATAAAAAAGAAAATGAAGAAGCATTACTCGAGAAGTTATCCGCTATTTTCCGTCATGAATCGTTCCGGATGTATATTTGCGATAGCTACGGGTATCAGCTCTCACCAAACTGGCGTAAAAATGAAGAGATCTGGGATCGTGACGATAGAGCAGTAGGGAAGAACTGGAGCTGGCGTACGTATTTCCTCGATCAAGTGATGGAAATGAACTTTAATAAAAATGGCATGCTGTCTGATAAATACAGAGATATCGAAACAAACGAAGTGATTCGCACGTACTCGTTTCCAATTAACGAAGAAGCATATTTGTTTATCGATTTAGATCCACTTTATCTATACGAGCAGAATTGGTTGTTACAATGA
- a CDS encoding PHP domain-containing protein, whose amino-acid sequence MIERADLHMHSTASDGGYDSVTLMQKCKDAGMTLVSLTDHDTTEAIPAAREKAEALSMLFIEGIELSTAYEGESVDILGYGIDITSESLQKTLSFHRTKRLDRMKQMISKCQEEGMSVTLPEVEQFVTGSTYSRPHLAKLLVEKGYVASVQEAFEHYLGYNKPCYVKKEDEMSPSEACATIHEAGGLAIVAHPVYYKIDSAIYSWLVNGEIDGVEVYHRDHSLDDIERFRHIVESAEQKTGRSFFQTGGTDFHHESFGRDGEVLGESKLPYAHADKLFRTIFASRI is encoded by the coding sequence GTGATAGAGCGAGCTGATCTTCACATGCATTCCACAGCATCTGATGGTGGCTATGACAGCGTCACACTTATGCAAAAGTGTAAAGATGCAGGGATGACACTAGTCTCTTTAACAGACCATGATACAACGGAGGCTATACCAGCTGCGAGAGAGAAAGCAGAAGCGCTCTCTATGCTCTTTATAGAAGGGATCGAACTTTCCACAGCCTACGAAGGGGAGAGTGTTGATATACTTGGGTATGGGATTGATATTACTAGTGAATCCTTGCAAAAGACACTCTCTTTTCACCGTACTAAACGTCTTGATCGTATGAAGCAAATGATCTCGAAGTGTCAAGAGGAAGGAATGTCCGTCACACTTCCTGAGGTAGAGCAATTTGTGACTGGAAGTACGTATTCGCGACCTCATTTAGCGAAGCTATTAGTGGAGAAGGGCTACGTTGCTTCTGTTCAAGAAGCTTTTGAACATTATTTGGGCTATAACAAGCCTTGCTACGTAAAAAAAGAGGACGAAATGTCTCCGTCTGAAGCTTGCGCGACGATCCATGAAGCTGGCGGACTTGCCATTGTTGCTCATCCTGTTTACTACAAGATTGATTCTGCTATCTACTCGTGGCTTGTGAATGGGGAAATCGATGGCGTAGAAGTGTATCATCGTGATCACTCTTTAGACGATATAGAGCGCTTTAGGCATATTGTTGAATCAGCGGAACAAAAAACGGGGCGTTCGTTTTTTCAAACAGGAGGAACGGATTTTCACCATGAATCGTTCGGAAGAGATGGGGAAGTACTTGGTGAGTCTAAGTTACCCTACGCTCATGCAGATAAACTTTTTCGAACGATTTTTGCATCACGAATTTAA
- the nadE gene encoding ammonia-dependent NAD(+) synthetase has product MHTQQKEIIHALQVKDHIDVEEEIRSRVNLLKAYLKKSGLKGYVLGISGGQDSCLAGKLISIAITELNDEEENGEYHFVAVRLPYGVQADEDDAQLALKFVEPTKQITVDIKPAVEASNNSFHAATGEWMSDYVRGNTKARERMKVQFDLAAHYSCLVVGTDHAAEAVTGFYTKFGDGACDITPLFGLSKRQGKALLKALKGPQKLIEKAPTADLEDDRPQLADEEALGLTYEQIDDYLEGKEIEEDAKNKLEDKYRKTEHKRQLPITPADYWWQS; this is encoded by the coding sequence ATGCACACGCAACAAAAAGAAATTATTCATGCACTCCAGGTGAAAGATCATATTGATGTAGAGGAAGAAATTCGTTCGCGTGTTAATCTTTTAAAAGCATATTTAAAAAAATCTGGACTCAAAGGATACGTACTCGGTATTTCAGGTGGACAGGACTCTTGTCTAGCAGGTAAATTAATTTCAATCGCCATCACCGAGTTAAATGACGAAGAGGAAAACGGAGAGTATCATTTTGTTGCTGTACGTTTACCTTATGGTGTTCAAGCAGATGAGGACGATGCACAGCTCGCACTCAAGTTTGTCGAGCCTACGAAACAAATTACCGTAGACATTAAGCCGGCAGTTGAGGCGTCAAATAACTCCTTCCACGCGGCAACTGGAGAATGGATGTCTGACTACGTAAGAGGAAATACAAAGGCACGCGAGAGAATGAAGGTACAATTTGATTTAGCTGCACACTATTCTTGCTTAGTTGTAGGAACGGATCATGCCGCTGAAGCTGTAACTGGCTTTTATACGAAGTTTGGTGATGGGGCGTGCGATATTACGCCATTATTCGGCTTATCAAAGCGCCAAGGAAAAGCCCTTTTAAAAGCTCTTAAAGGACCACAAAAGCTGATCGAAAAAGCGCCAACTGCTGATCTAGAGGATGATCGTCCTCAGCTTGCTGACGAAGAAGCGCTTGGTCTAACCTACGAACAAATCGACGACTACTTAGAAGGGAAAGAGATTGAAGAAGACGCGAAGAATAAGTTAGAAGATAAATATCGGAAAACGGAGCATAAGCGACAGTTACCTATTACACCTGCTGACTACTGGTGGCAGTCGTGA
- a CDS encoding acyl-CoA thioesterase yields MMIVETTADVRYAETDQMGVVYHANYLVWCEIGRTALLDALGYRYADLEKEEILSPVTSLEMNYKHPAKYGETVTIKTRVEAYTGVRVTYSYEIVNEKGDSCLEGTSTHALVKKGSFKPVSMKRVNLEMHEAYLRAIGK; encoded by the coding sequence ATCATGATAGTCGAAACAACCGCAGACGTAAGATATGCAGAAACAGATCAAATGGGTGTCGTGTACCATGCTAATTACTTAGTCTGGTGCGAGATTGGACGAACCGCATTGTTAGATGCACTAGGGTATCGCTATGCGGATCTAGAGAAGGAAGAAATCCTGTCTCCAGTAACAAGCTTAGAAATGAACTACAAGCACCCTGCTAAATACGGAGAAACTGTTACGATCAAAACGCGTGTAGAAGCATATACAGGGGTGCGCGTCACCTATAGCTATGAAATAGTAAATGAGAAAGGCGATAGCTGTTTAGAAGGTACGAGCACCCATGCGTTAGTCAAAAAAGGGAGCTTTAAACCAGTTTCAATGAAACGAGTGAATCTAGAGATGCATGAGGCTTATTTGCGTGCAATAGGTAAGTAG
- a CDS encoding AAA family ATPase — MNQQKPYKPIDERLEEYKRMPFSNLHEGELVRALEEATTQLEDWYALCAVARYERKKEWDLRIEEWLIKATKQQTSFVNNVVSHIVEKELPVKIFEDAFPKVRETDHSQGKKQQLGRLEAMLEDGRQLLAAKMNLRSYSSDNHLQEKLELLNEIQQSILEALQAVEEYRKTISGIYSSKDKKQELSGKIEQIQSAVAAWDDLQNEEENDEAIEELHRMIGLHEVKKKVESYYQYLQFERERSRQGYQLQHGRSHHMILTGNPGTGKTTIARLLAKIYYKLGVLEREDVVEVDRSQLVGPYVGQTEERTMDVIKQAIGGVLFIDEAYALKREGSQGSDYGQTAIDTLVSAMTNGEYAGRFAVILAGYPEEMRTFLLSNPGLRSRFPESNHLHLPDYSPSELTEIGEQVALDNDFFLTEEGKKALLDRIAKEQVDETFGNARTVHNIILDAIFTQGAKATREENYSRESFAVLDKEAFALDTPSYHAEEKLEALIGLEEVKKQVKQLAAFVKVQQEREDKGLKTVPIQLHSVFTGPPGTGKTTVAEIYGHILHELGLLKRGHLVVAGRSDLVAGYVGQTAVKTKRVIKDALGGVLFIDEAYSLLRGGGEDFGREAIDTLVDEMTKHDENLVVIIAGYEKPIQSLLESNQGLASRFKKTITFKEYSINELLLIADFYLDQFGYELESGVRDKIKEAIIKYPPKANARSMKDLVLEAIQVQAYNVLSEERADVVTLTEKDFAFLLEASS, encoded by the coding sequence ATGAATCAACAAAAGCCATATAAACCTATAGATGAACGACTAGAAGAATATAAGCGAATGCCTTTCTCAAATCTACATGAAGGCGAGCTCGTCCGAGCGCTAGAGGAAGCAACAACTCAATTAGAAGACTGGTATGCGTTATGTGCAGTTGCCCGATATGAGCGCAAGAAAGAATGGGATTTGCGGATAGAGGAGTGGCTGATTAAAGCAACAAAACAACAAACATCCTTCGTTAATAACGTGGTCTCTCATATTGTAGAGAAGGAGCTCCCTGTTAAGATCTTTGAGGATGCTTTCCCAAAGGTTCGCGAAACAGATCATAGCCAAGGAAAAAAGCAACAGCTCGGTAGATTAGAAGCTATGCTCGAAGACGGGCGTCAGCTACTAGCAGCGAAGATGAATTTACGCTCGTATAGTAGTGACAATCATTTACAAGAGAAGCTAGAGCTCTTAAATGAGATACAACAATCTATTTTAGAGGCTCTCCAAGCAGTGGAGGAATATCGAAAAACAATCAGTGGAATTTATTCCTCTAAGGATAAAAAGCAAGAGTTATCAGGAAAAATAGAACAAATTCAGTCGGCTGTAGCAGCATGGGACGACTTGCAAAATGAGGAAGAGAATGATGAGGCAATTGAAGAGCTTCATCGAATGATTGGTCTACATGAAGTGAAGAAAAAAGTAGAGTCCTATTATCAATACTTGCAGTTTGAAAGAGAGCGCTCGCGACAAGGCTATCAGCTACAGCATGGGCGTAGTCATCATATGATTTTAACTGGGAACCCGGGTACTGGTAAAACAACGATTGCGAGGCTACTTGCTAAGATTTATTACAAGCTAGGTGTTCTTGAAAGAGAGGACGTTGTTGAAGTCGATCGTTCTCAGTTGGTTGGGCCTTACGTAGGTCAAACGGAAGAACGTACGATGGACGTGATTAAACAGGCAATCGGAGGCGTATTATTTATTGATGAAGCCTATGCGCTAAAACGCGAGGGATCACAAGGCAGTGATTATGGTCAAACGGCGATTGATACCCTTGTGTCAGCGATGACAAATGGAGAATACGCAGGTCGCTTTGCGGTTATTTTAGCTGGGTATCCAGAAGAAATGAGAACCTTTTTATTAAGTAATCCTGGACTACGTAGCAGGTTTCCAGAATCAAATCACCTTCATTTACCTGATTATTCTCCGAGTGAGCTGACTGAAATCGGCGAACAGGTTGCTCTAGACAACGATTTTTTCTTAACAGAAGAAGGAAAAAAGGCGTTATTAGATCGTATAGCAAAAGAGCAGGTAGACGAAACCTTTGGGAATGCGCGCACGGTGCATAATATTATTTTAGACGCTATTTTCACGCAAGGAGCGAAGGCGACTCGTGAAGAAAATTATTCACGAGAGTCATTTGCTGTGTTAGATAAAGAAGCGTTTGCGCTTGATACGCCGTCTTACCATGCTGAAGAAAAACTAGAAGCACTTATAGGGCTAGAAGAAGTTAAAAAGCAAGTCAAGCAACTAGCGGCATTTGTGAAAGTACAACAGGAACGAGAAGATAAAGGCTTAAAGACAGTGCCGATTCAACTACATTCTGTATTCACAGGACCTCCAGGGACAGGAAAAACCACCGTTGCGGAAATTTACGGGCACATTTTGCATGAACTCGGACTGTTAAAGCGCGGACATTTAGTTGTTGCAGGTAGAAGTGATCTTGTAGCAGGGTATGTGGGCCAAACAGCGGTGAAAACGAAGCGAGTAATAAAGGATGCCCTTGGTGGTGTGCTATTTATTGATGAAGCCTATTCCCTTTTACGCGGGGGAGGAGAGGATTTTGGTCGTGAGGCCATCGATACACTCGTAGATGAAATGACAAAGCACGATGAGAATTTAGTTGTCATTATTGCTGGGTACGAAAAGCCGATACAGTCTTTATTAGAGAGTAATCAAGGGCTTGCTTCTCGGTTTAAAAAGACGATTACATTTAAAGAATATAGCATAAATGAGCTACTTTTAATTGCTGATTTTTATTTAGATCAGTTTGGGTACGAGCTAGAAAGTGGCGTTCGTGATAAAATTAAAGAAGCGATTATAAAATATCCACCTAAAGCGAACGCACGCTCAATGAAAGATCTTGTGCTTGAGGCCATTCAAGTACAGGCTTACAACGTATTAAGTGAAGAACGAGCAGACGTCGTTACATTAACAGAAAAAGACTTTGCTTTTTTATTGGAGGCATCATCATGA
- a CDS encoding TVP38/TMEM64 family protein, whose amino-acid sequence MLRKLSVIIVTAITVFVLAMYHEQLIAWLSENGQESFMITAVIATLMSLFPVIPYPIVGGVIGAAFGPFQGALLIWIGSTCASILFFLLIRYGGFEKKGQEILHGYKATHKITLLFERNAFLSITILRMIPVIPSIIINAYSALSRVPFFIYAIASALGKIPAMTLFAFVGDSIVNNPIDLIYMVLIYGVFLLAVYMFHRSYLRKIEKRALEKQDPSIIS is encoded by the coding sequence ATGCTACGAAAACTGTCTGTCATCATCGTTACTGCTATCACTGTTTTCGTGTTAGCTATGTATCATGAGCAATTAATAGCTTGGTTAAGCGAAAACGGCCAGGAATCATTTATGATCACTGCCGTCATCGCAACCCTTATGTCTTTATTCCCTGTTATCCCATACCCAATCGTAGGAGGAGTTATTGGTGCCGCCTTTGGTCCATTTCAAGGAGCGCTACTCATTTGGATCGGTTCAACCTGTGCCTCCATCCTCTTTTTTCTCCTCATTCGCTACGGCGGTTTTGAGAAAAAAGGGCAAGAGATTCTGCACGGTTACAAAGCCACTCATAAAATTACGCTTCTTTTTGAGCGCAACGCCTTTCTTTCGATCACGATCCTACGAATGATTCCAGTCATACCTTCGATTATTATCAATGCCTACTCAGCGCTAAGCCGAGTGCCGTTCTTTATTTATGCGATTGCGTCTGCATTAGGTAAAATTCCGGCTATGACACTATTTGCGTTTGTTGGAGATTCGATTGTGAATAACCCAATTGACTTAATTTATATGGTCCTCATATACGGCGTATTCTTACTCGCTGTCTATATGTTCCATCGCTCTTATTTGAGAAAAATTGAAAAAAGGGCACTTGAAAAGCAGGATCCCTCTATCATTTCCTAA
- a CDS encoding VanZ family protein, translating to MKTRHRLFTSTTSKWMIAFLFFAYTFLLLYTVFFAWNHGSSYGPAGPGGRNYNLEPFLSIYNIATYSDTVWIPLRILVGNVILFMPFGFLFPLMVEKFRKARVVSGMITPIILSFLLSVTIEINQFLFTMRVANVDDVILNTLGGTLGVLIYRIMRLIRK from the coding sequence GTGAAAACTCGACACCGACTATTTACTAGCACGACATCTAAATGGATGATTGCCTTTTTATTTTTTGCATACACCTTTCTCCTACTCTACACAGTCTTTTTTGCTTGGAATCACGGGTCGTCTTACGGACCGGCTGGGCCGGGTGGTAGAAACTATAATTTAGAGCCATTCTTAAGTATTTACAATATAGCAACATATAGTGATACAGTTTGGATACCTCTACGAATTTTAGTTGGGAATGTCATTTTATTCATGCCTTTTGGATTCTTATTTCCACTCATGGTAGAGAAATTCCGCAAGGCACGAGTCGTCTCAGGCATGATTACACCAATCATACTATCGTTTTTACTTTCCGTCACAATCGAGATAAATCAGTTCTTATTTACAATGCGTGTTGCTAACGTTGATGATGTGATATTAAACACATTAGGTGGCACACTTGGTGTTCTAATTTACCGAATCATGCGTTTAATTAGGAAATGA
- a CDS encoding DUF421 domain-containing protein, with translation MEFWTGAEDLPIWGFLIRAFIIYVYIFLVLKILGQRSLSAVNPIDFLFGVIIGDVVGEPLAAGDVALGGPLSAAGLIAFLHLSLSYISLKTPKFRRVVEDEPILLIQNGQILVKAMQKAKVTVESLLMDLRLQGSIDLNEIDYAVLEANGQISVIRYAENEPVQAGQLQVKVTKNGYPSIVIQDGRFIDANIEGKTTRNEIIKELKKQQIQSHKDVFLMTYNQAGDFYISVR, from the coding sequence ATGGAATTTTGGACTGGAGCAGAGGACTTACCTATTTGGGGGTTTTTAATTCGAGCCTTTATTATTTATGTGTATATCTTTTTAGTATTAAAAATTCTTGGACAGCGCTCTCTATCGGCGGTAAATCCAATTGATTTTTTATTTGGCGTCATTATAGGGGATGTGGTGGGGGAGCCTTTAGCTGCGGGAGATGTGGCACTTGGAGGTCCGCTGTCAGCTGCTGGCTTAATTGCCTTTCTACATTTGTCTCTTTCTTACATTTCTCTTAAAACACCAAAATTTAGACGAGTAGTCGAAGATGAACCTATTTTACTCATTCAAAACGGCCAAATCTTAGTGAAAGCCATGCAAAAAGCAAAAGTAACGGTAGAGTCTCTTCTTATGGATCTTCGTTTGCAAGGGTCCATTGATTTAAATGAGATTGATTATGCTGTGTTAGAAGCAAATGGTCAAATTAGTGTCATTCGCTATGCGGAAAACGAGCCAGTACAAGCAGGTCAACTTCAAGTAAAGGTTACGAAGAATGGGTATCCATCCATTGTGATTCAGGATGGTCGGTTCATTGATGCAAATATAGAGGGAAAGACTACGAGAAATGAGATTATTAAGGAATTAAAAAAGCAGCAAATTCAATCTCACAAAGATGTATTTTTAATGACATATAATCAGGCTGGCGACTTTTATATAAGTGTGAGGTAA